In the genome of Muntiacus reevesi chromosome 5, mMunRee1.1, whole genome shotgun sequence, one region contains:
- the DYRK3 gene encoding dual specificity tyrosine-phosphorylation-regulated kinase 3 gives MGGTARGPGRKDEGPPGAPLPPQQQRLGDGVYDTFMMIDETKCPPCSNVLCNPSEPPLPRRLNITTEHLTRDPTQRFLNGGEMKVEQLFQEFGNRRADNLQSDGINDSEKCSPSASQGKSSDSLNTVKSSSSSKASKVVPLTPEQALKQYKHHLTAYEKLEIVNYPEIYFVGPNAKKRHGVIGGPNNSGYDDADGSYIHVPRDHLAYRYEVLKIIGKGSFGQVARVYDHKLRQYVALKMVRNEKRFHRQAAEEIRILEHLKKQDKTGSMNVIHMLESFTFRNHVCMAFELLSIDLYELIKKNKFQGFSIQLVRKFAQSILQSLDALHKNKIIHCDLKPENILLKQHGRSATKVIDFGSSCFEYQKLYTYIQSRFYRAPEIILGSRYSTPIDIWSFGCILAELLTGQPLFPGEDEGDQLACMMELLGMPPAKLLEQSKRAKYFINSKGLPRYCSVTTQADGRAVLVGGRSRRGKKRGPPGSKDWGTALKGCEDYLFIEFLKRCLQWDPSARLTPAQALRHPWISKSVPRPLTIEKVSGKRVVNPANAFQGLGSKLPPVVGIANKLKANLMSETSGGIPLCSVLPKLIN, from the exons ATGGGCGGCACGGCTCGCGGGCCCGGGCGGAAGGATGAGGGGCCGCCGGGGGCCCCACTCCCGCCGCAGCAGCAGAG ATTGGGGGATGGTGTCTATGATACCTTCATGATGATAGATGAGACCAAATGCCCACCCTGTTCAAATGTACTCTGCAATCCTTCTGAACCACCTCTACCCAGAAGACTAAAT ATCACCACTGAGCATTTAACAAGAGATCCTACTCAACGCTTCCTGAATGGAGGTGAGATGAAGGTAGAACAGCTATTTCAAGAATTTGGCAACAGAAGAGCCGACAACCTTCAGTCAGATGGTATCAACGACTCTGAAAAATGCTCTCCCTCCGCTTCTCAGGGTAAAAGTTCAGATAGTTTGAATACAGTGAAATCCAGCAGTTCATCCAAAGCATCCAAAGTGGTGCCTCTGACTCCAGAACAGGCCCTGAAGCAATATAAACATCACCTCACTGCTTATGAGAAGCTGGAAATTGTCAATTATCCAGAAATTTACTTTGTGGGTCCAAATGCCAAAAAAAGACATGGAGTTATTGGTGGTCCTAATAACAGTGGCTATGACGATGCAGATGGGTCCTATATTCACGTGCCTCGAGACCATCTAGCTTATCGATATGAGGTGCTGAAAATTATTGGCAAGGGCAGTTTTGGGCAGGTAGCCCGGGTCTATGATCACAAACTTCGACAGTATGTGGCCCTAAAGATGGTACGCAATGAAAAGCGCTTCCATCGCCAAGCAGCCGAGGAGATCCGGATTTTggagcatcttaaaaagcaggaTAAAACCGGTAGTATGAACGTTATTCACATGCTAGAAAGTTTCACATTCCGGAACCATGTTTGCATGGCCTTTGAATTGCTGAGCATAGACCTTTATgagctcattaaaaaaaacaagttccAGGGCTTTAGCATCCAGTTAGTTCGCAAATTTGCTCAATCCATCTTGCAATCCTTGGATGCGCTCCACAAAAACAAGATCATTCACTGTGACCTAAAGCCAGAGAACATTCTCCTGAAACAGCATGGGCGCAGTGCGACCAAGGTCATTGACTTTGGCTCCAGCTGTTTCGAGTACCAGAAGCTGTACACCTACATCCAATCTCGGTTCTACAGAGCTCCGGAGATCATCCTGGGAAGCCGCTACAGCACACCCATCGACATATGGAGTTTTGGCTGCATCCTTGCAGAGCTTCTGACAGGACAGCCGCTCTTCCCTGGAGAGGATGAAGGAGACCAGCTGGCCTGTATGATGGAGCTTCTGGGGATGCCACCAGCAAAACTTCTGGAACAATCCAAACGTGCCAAGTACTTTATTAACTCCAAGGGCCTGCCTCGCTACTGTTCTGTGACCACTCAGGCCGATGGGAGGGCAGTGCTTGTGGGAGGTCGTTCGCGGAGGGGTAAGAAGCGGGGTCCCCCAGGCAGCAAAGATTGGGGGACAGCACTGAAAGGGTGTGAGGACTACTTATTTATAGAGTTTCTGAAAAGATGCCTCCAGTGGGACCCCTCTGCCCGCCTGACCCCGGCTCAAGCACTAAGACACCCTTGGATTAGCAAATCTGTTCCCAGACCTCTCACCATTGAAAAGGTGTCAGGCAAACGGGTAGTAAATCCTGCAAATGCTTTCCAGGGACTGGGTTCCAAGTTGCCTCCAGTTGTAGGAATAGCCAATAAGCTTAAAGCTAACTTAATGTCAGAAACCAGTGGTGGTATACCTCTGTGCAGTGTATTGCCAAAACTGATTAACTAA